Proteins from a single region of Cydia pomonella isolate Wapato2018A chromosome 13, ilCydPomo1, whole genome shotgun sequence:
- the LOC133524020 gene encoding centromere protein S-like has product MTAFENLSPSQKVRASLHRDVRGICTEALHLLGMDITKPAMAIVAELVYKKLKIYGRDLEAFAKHAKRNTINSEDVKLLVRRNPSLKTHLNKIQPSNPLLKEKRRKTIATPKLTTPSSKPKETRPNTEGRSDKTEDIETNEVKESEIKDVSSNTSKDDSIEKRMASEVEQMSVDDVVDLTFD; this is encoded by the exons TCTCAG AAAGTTCGAGCATCACTCCATCGCGATGTCAGAGGGATATGCACAGAAGCCTTACATCTACTTGGAATGGATATAACAAAGCCCGCCATGGCGATAGTAGCAGAGCTAGTTTACAAGAAACTGAAAATATATGGAAGAGATTTGGAAGCCTTTGCAAA aCATGCCAAACGGAACACAATTAATTCTGAAGATGTGAAGCTTCTGGTTAGAAGAAATCCTTCACTG AAAACACACCTAAACAAAATCCAACCATCAAATCCTCTACTCAAAGAAAAACGTCGAAAAACCATAGCAACCCCCAAACTCACTACACCATCATCTAAACCCAAAGAAACCAGACCGAACACTGAAGGTAGAAGTGATAAAACAGAGGATATAGAGACAAATGAAGTGAAAGAGAGTGAGATAAAAGATGTGAGTTCGAACACTTCGAAGGATGATTCGATTGAGAAGAGGATGGCAAGTGAAGTGGAACAGATGTCGGTGGATGACGTCGTTGATCTTACTTTTGATTGA